Proteins co-encoded in one Miscanthus floridulus cultivar M001 unplaced genomic scaffold, ASM1932011v1 os_2181_1_2, whole genome shotgun sequence genomic window:
- the LOC136534687 gene encoding uncharacterized protein isoform X2: MSASSAGEPAVFAGGSQAVCDSATRLRQPTQKQSIPESQIQGIQENHRVRNGDTPAGVAIPGSLFSASSSQQVGQHQNLLKRKRGKHGPDSRISPMEQSAITEAIRTSTSRKGQPVFLPAVGMEFNSAKEAKDFYSLYSWEIRFGIRRGRNKTNGNNYITRQDFVCSCEGLNKREATCRRTGCKAMVRLHRTSDHGWVISRFEMQHNHPCSATNGPNKQWPSHSDIDPMTKDVVRKLRENNRPIERVCTGQDDDTRTFPEAGGLSPTQMSDGMEEVLGTSGLDTVAPKEAHLLCELERSLRIQRMATPVPVEMEQPLAETETETERMKKLHVKSPRILSQA, translated from the exons ATGAGTGCTTCTAGTGCAGGGGAGCCTGCAGTATTTGCCGGCGGATCGCAAGCCGTCTGCGATTCGGCCACGCGATTGAGACAGCCGACACAGAAGCAGAGTATCCCTGAATCGCAGATCCAGGGGATTCAAGAAAATCATCGAGTTCGCAACGGCGACACGCCTGCTGGTGTTGCGATTCCTGGATCTCTATTTTCTGCTTCATCGTCGCAACAGGTCGGGCAACATCAAAATCTCCTTAAGAG GAAGAGAGGCAAACACGGTCCAGATTCAAGGATTTCACCTATGGAACAAAGTGCTATTACTGAGGCAATCCGAACTTCTACCAGTCGCAAGGGGCAGCCTGTTTTCCTGCCTGCCGTTGGCATGGAGTTCAACTCAGCCAAAGAAGCAAAAGATTTCTATAGCCTATATTCATGGGAAATTAGATTTGGCATTAGAAGAGGTAGAAACAAAACCAATGGCAACAATTATATAACCAGGCAGGATTTTGTATGCTCATGTGAG GGCCTGAACAAAAGGGAAGCAACATGCAGGAGGACTGGGTGCAAAGCCATGGTTAGGCTCCATCGCACCAGTGATCATGGATGGGTTATTTCTCGGTTTGAGATGCAACACAACCATCCTTGCTCTGCCACAAATGGGCCTAACAAACAGTGGCCATCACATAGTGACATTGATCCGATGACCAAGGATGTTGTTCGAAAGCTTCGTGAAAATAATAGACCTATAGAGAGGGTCTGCACTGGACAGGACGACGACACGCGGACTTTCCCCGAAG CTGGTGGCCTGAGCCCGACCCAGATGAGTGACGGGATGGAGGAGGTTCTCGGGACCTCGGGCCTCGACACCGTGGCCCCGAAGGAGGCGCATCTGCTGTGCGAGCTAGAGCGCTCCCTGCGTATCCAGAGGATGGCCACGCCCGTTCCCGTGGAGATGGAGCAGCCCCTggcggagacggagacggagacagAGAGGATGAAGAAGCTCCATGTGAAGagcccgaggatcctttcccaggCATGA
- the LOC136534687 gene encoding uncharacterized protein isoform X1 — translation MSASSAGEPAVFAGGSQAVCDSATRLRQPTQKQSIPESQIQGIQENHRVRNGDTPAGVAIPGSLFSASSSQQVGQHQNLLKRKRGKHGPDSRISPMEQSAITEAIRTSTSRKGQPVFLPAVGMEFNSAKEAKDFYSLYSWEIRFGIRRGRNKTNGNNYITRQDFVCSCEGLNKREATCRRTGCKAMVRLHRTSDHGWVISRFEMQHNHPCSATNGPNKQWPSHSDIDPMTKDVVRKLRENNRPIERVCTGQDDDTRTFPEAAGGLSPTQMSDGMEEVLGTSGLDTVAPKEAHLLCELERSLRIQRMATPVPVEMEQPLAETETETERMKKLHVKSPRILSQA, via the exons ATGAGTGCTTCTAGTGCAGGGGAGCCTGCAGTATTTGCCGGCGGATCGCAAGCCGTCTGCGATTCGGCCACGCGATTGAGACAGCCGACACAGAAGCAGAGTATCCCTGAATCGCAGATCCAGGGGATTCAAGAAAATCATCGAGTTCGCAACGGCGACACGCCTGCTGGTGTTGCGATTCCTGGATCTCTATTTTCTGCTTCATCGTCGCAACAGGTCGGGCAACATCAAAATCTCCTTAAGAG GAAGAGAGGCAAACACGGTCCAGATTCAAGGATTTCACCTATGGAACAAAGTGCTATTACTGAGGCAATCCGAACTTCTACCAGTCGCAAGGGGCAGCCTGTTTTCCTGCCTGCCGTTGGCATGGAGTTCAACTCAGCCAAAGAAGCAAAAGATTTCTATAGCCTATATTCATGGGAAATTAGATTTGGCATTAGAAGAGGTAGAAACAAAACCAATGGCAACAATTATATAACCAGGCAGGATTTTGTATGCTCATGTGAG GGCCTGAACAAAAGGGAAGCAACATGCAGGAGGACTGGGTGCAAAGCCATGGTTAGGCTCCATCGCACCAGTGATCATGGATGGGTTATTTCTCGGTTTGAGATGCAACACAACCATCCTTGCTCTGCCACAAATGGGCCTAACAAACAGTGGCCATCACATAGTGACATTGATCCGATGACCAAGGATGTTGTTCGAAAGCTTCGTGAAAATAATAGACCTATAGAGAGGGTCTGCACTGGACAGGACGACGACACGCGGACTTTCCCCGAAG CAGCTGGTGGCCTGAGCCCGACCCAGATGAGTGACGGGATGGAGGAGGTTCTCGGGACCTCGGGCCTCGACACCGTGGCCCCGAAGGAGGCGCATCTGCTGTGCGAGCTAGAGCGCTCCCTGCGTATCCAGAGGATGGCCACGCCCGTTCCCGTGGAGATGGAGCAGCCCCTggcggagacggagacggagacagAGAGGATGAAGAAGCTCCATGTGAAGagcccgaggatcctttcccaggCATGA